The Streptomyces collinus DNA segment TGTACGGCGCCGGCATGACGGTCTCCGTCATCGCCTCGTTCGTCGCGGCCCTCGGCGTCTACGCCGTGACGAAGCGGCTGGGCGGCCACCGGGCCGGTCTGGTCGCGGCCGGGCTGTGGGCGGTGTGGCCCGGCTCGGGCACGGAGTGGTCGGGCTACTCGGAGAGCCTCTACACGGCGCTGGCCGCGTGGGCCTGTCACGCCGTCATGTCCCGCCGCTGGCTCACCGCCGGCCTGCTGACCTGCGCGGCGGGACTCTGCCGGCCCACCGCCGTCGCGCTCGTCGCCGCCCTGGCCGTGGCCGTGGCGCTGTCCTTGCGCCGCCGGGAGGACGGGGTGCGGCGCCCGCTCGCCGCCGTGGCCATCGCACCGTTGGGCCTGTTCGGCTACCTCGCCTGGGTCAACTACCGGATAGGCGACATCAACGGCTACTCCAAGCTGCAGGACGGCGCCTGGGCCCACAAGTTCGACTGGGGAGTCCACACGTTCAACGTGCTGACGTCCATCCCGGTCGGTCACTTCGACTACCTGTTCGCGATGCCCTTCGAGGACGTCATCGGCGTCTGCGTGGTGCTGATGGTGCCGGTGCTGACCGTGCTGCTGCTGCGGATGCGACCGCCCGCCGTGCTCGTCGTCTACACGGTCCTGTCCTACCTCATGGTGATGACGACCCAGCAGTACTTCGGCAACGTCTCGCGCTATCTGCTCCCGCTCTTCCCGCTGTTCGTCCCGCTCGCCCTCGCCATGAGCCGGCTCCGATGGCCGTCCCTGGCCACGGTCCTCGGCACGGCCGCGCTGGCCTCCGGGTCGTACGCCGGGTACGTGCTGTTCATCCTCGGGGTGCCGTAGTCGGCCCGGCAACTGCCCCTGGCGCCCGATGAGATGCCTCCGAAACATTCCCTTCACGCAGGAAGTATTTAGGGGTAACGACCGCTGCCTACCGTGCCTGCCTTGTCGTCCCCAACCCGCAGCGAGGAGGCGTGGCATGAGCACCGAGCCACGACTGGCAGAAGTCACCGGTCCGGAACCCGCGCAGGAGGCACCGCGGGGTACGGACCAGGCCGTCAAGGAGACCCTGGAGGACTACACCCTCCGCTTCGCGCCGCGCAGTTACCGGCGCTGGACTCCGATGGTGGTGGCGACGACCGCGCTCGGCGGCATCGCCTACATGGCCGACTTCTCCATCGGAGCCGGCATCGGCCTCGCCCACGGCACCGGCAACGCGCTGCTCGCGATCGCCGTCGCCGCCGTCGTCATCTTCGTGACGGGCTTCCCGCTCGCCTACTACGGGGCCCGCTACAACATCGACCTGGACCTGATCACCCGCGGCTCCGGGTTCGGCTACTTCGGCTCGGTCATCACCAGCGTCATCTTCGCCAGTTTCACCTTCATCTTCTTCGCCCTCGAAGGCTCGATCATGGCGCAGGGCCTGAAGCTGGGCCTCGGACTGCCGCTCTGGCTGGGCTATCTGGTCTCCACCCTGATGGTGATCCCCCTGGTGATCTACGGCATGTCGGCGCTGAGCAAGCTCCAGGTGTGGACCACCCCCGTCTGGCTGCTGCTGATGGTCGGCCCGCTGGTCTACCTGGTCGCCACCGACCCGGGCACCGTCGACCGGTTCCTCGCCTACGCGGGCACCGACGGGGACGGCGGCGTCAACACCGCCTCCGTGCTGCTCGGCGCGGGCGTGTGCCTGTCGCTGATCGCGCAGATCGGCGAGCAGATCGACTACCTGCGCTTCATGCCTCCCAAGACCGAGGCCAACAAGCGCAGTTGGTGGACGGCCGTGGTGATGGCGGGTCCGGGCTGGGTGGTGCTGGGCGCGCTGAAGCAGGCCATCGGCGTGTTCCTCGCGGTGTACATCATCGCCGAGGTCGGCGCCTCCGCCGCGCCCGAGCCGATCCAGCAGTTCAAGCACGCTTTCGACGCGATGATGCCGTCCTGGATCGTCCTCCCGCTGGCCGTGGCCCTGGTCGTGATCAGCCAGATCAAGATCAATGTCACGAACGCCTACTCCGGCTCCCTCGCCTGGACCAACTCCTTCACCCGGGTCACGAAGCGCTACCCGGGCCGGATGGTCTTCGTCCTGGTCAACCTGGGCTTCGCGCTCGCGCTGATGGAGGCGGACATGTTCAGCTTCCTCAACAGCATCCTGGGCTTCTACTCGAACTGCGCGATCGCCTGGGTCGTCACGGTGGCCACCGACATCGGCATCAACAAGTACGTGCTGAAGCTGTCCCCGCACGCCCCCGAGTTCCGCCGCGGCATGCTCTACGCCGTCAACCCCGTCGGGGTCGTCTCCTTCGTCGCCGCCTCGGGGCTGTCCATCGCGATGTACTTCCACGCCCTCGGCGACACGCTCCAGCCGTACTCCCCCGTCGCCGCTGCCGTCATCGCCTTCGTCCTCACTCCGTTGATGGCCGTGGTCACCAAGGGCAGGTACTACCTGCGCCGCACCGACGACGGCATCGCCGATCCCCTCCTGGACGAGGACGGCAACCCCAGCTCCGTCGCCTACACATGCCATGTGTGCCGGCAGCAGTTCGAGCGGCCGGACGTCGCCGCGTGCCGGACGCACGACGCGGTCGTCTGCTCGCTGTGCCTGAGCACCGACAAGGTCGGGGACCACGTCCTGCCGGCGGCGGTCTGACCCATGGGCGGGAGCGCGGCCGGGCGCTCCCGCCGTACGGCACGTTCCAACTCGGTCTCGGACGCGTTGTGCGGGCCCGGACGGGGCGGCGGCTCCGGGGCCCGGGCGGCATACTGATCTTGCGCCGCGCAGTGAGCGGGCCGACGGTCGGAGAGGGGATGACGGGACGTGACCACCGATGAGCATGACGGACGGGGAACACCCCACGAGCCGCCAGGCATCCCCCCGGCCCCCGACGACGTGTGGCTGAGATTCCTCACGGACAGCGAGTCCGCCATACGCGTCTCCGCTCCCCGGGAGCCCTCCGCCGAGGAACGGGCGGCCGGGCGGCGGCTACAGCCTCCGCACGCCGTCGGCGACCTGTGGCAGCCGGAGGAGTTGTGGGTGCGCGTGGCGTGGCAGGACCTGGACCGCCGGGCCAAGGTCCGGCGCGTGGGACGGGTCGCCGCCACCGCGGCAGCCGTCGCCCTGGCCTTGGGGGCCTGGTCCCAGCTGTCCACCGGCGCGGGCACGGGCGACCGGCCCGGCGAGAGCACGGTGCGGCAGGTCGAGGGGGCGACCGCCCGGCTGCCCACGGCCACACCCGTCCCGCCCGCAACCCCCTTCCCGCAGCCCTCCCGATAGCCCACGCAAGGGGGGTACGGTCGCGCCCCGCCGCCTAGGATGAGCCACACAGGCCGGATCTGGGCGCTCGTCCGGGCGCGGCCCCCCACAGGCAGGAACGCGCAGGCAACGCGACCGAAGGGGGACGGAGATGAGCGCGCCACGCCTCAGCAGCACCCCGTTGCCGGGCATAGGGGTCCGCTACGACCTGACGACACGGGACCACGGCCGGCGTCTCTCGGTGGTCGCGCACCGGGACGGGCACCGGACGGTCAGCGCCTACCGCGAGGACGACCCGGACGCGTGCGACCTGTCGGTGCGGCTGGCACCGGAGGAGGCGGCCACGCTCATCGACGCCCTGATGCCCGAGCATCACACGCCGAACCTGCTGTCCACCACCGACCTGGGGCTCGTCGCCGAGCGGATCGAACTGCCCGGCTCCTCGCACTGGAACGGGCGGCTGCTGGGCGAGTCCCGGATCCGTACCGAGACCGGGGCGTCCGTGGTGGCGGTGCTGCGCCGGGCGGAGGCGATCCCCTCCCCCACCCCGGACTTCCGGCTGGCCGGTGGCGACATCCTCATCGTCATCGGGACCCGCGAGGGCGTGGAGGCGGCCGCCGCGATACTCGGGCGGGAGTGACCCGCCATGCAGTCCTCCGCCGTCTTCCTGATCGAGTTCGGCTGCCTCATCCTCGGGCTGGGGCTGCTCGGCCGGTTCGCCGGGCGCTTCCGCTTCTCGCCGATCCCCCTCTATCTGCTGGCCGGGCTCGCCTTCGGGGAGGGCGGGCTGCTGCCGCTGGGCGCCAGCGAGGACTTCGTCGCCGTCGGCGCCGAGATCGGTGTCATCCTGCTGCTGCTCATGCTGGGCCTGGAGTACACGGCCACCGACCTCGTCTCCCACCTCAGGACCCACTACCCCGCCGGGCTCCTCGACGCCGTCCTCAACGCCCTGCCGGGCGCGGTCCTGGCCCTGCTGCTCGGCTGGGGCCCGGTCGCCGCCGTCGTCCTGGCCGGTGTCACCTGGGTCTCCTCGTCGGGCGTCATCGCCAAGATCCTCGGAGACCTGGGGCGGCTGGGAAACCGGGAGACCCCGGCCATTTTGAGCATCCTCGTCCTGGAGGACCTCTCGATGGCGGTGTACCTGCCCATCGTCACGGCCCTGCTGGCCGGGGTGAGCCTGGCCGCGGGCGGCGTCACGCTGGCCATCGCCGTGGGCGTGCTGGCCCTGGTGCTGGTCCTCGCGGTGCGCTACGGCCGCCTCGTCTCGCGTTTCGTCTCCAGCGACGACCCCGAGAAACTGCTCCTGGTCGTCCTCGGTGTGACGCTCGTGGTGGCCGGGGTGGCCCAGCAGTTGCAGGTGTCGGCGGCGGTGGGCGCCTTCCTGGTCGGCATCGCGCTGTCGGGTGAGGTCGCCGAGGGCGCGACGAGTCTGCTCGCGCCGCTGCGGGACCTGTTCGCCGCGGTGTTCTTCGTCTTCTTCGGCCTGCACACCGACCCGGCCAGCATTCCGCCGGTGCTGCTGCCCGCCCTCGCCCTGGCCGCCGTCACCACGGCCACGAAGATCGCCACGGGCTACTGGGCCGCGCGCCGTGCGGGCATCGGGCCGAGGGGCCGCTGGCGCGCCGGCGGCACGCTCGTCGCCCGCGGCGAGTTCTCCATCGTCATCGCCGGGCTGGCCGTCACGTCCGGCATCGAGCCCTCCCTCGGCCCCCTGGCCACGGCGTACGTCCTCATCCTGGTCCTGCTCGGCCCTCTCACCGCCCGGTGGACGGAACCGCTGGCCACGCGTCTGACCGGACGCTCCAGCCGACGCGGCGTGCCGGCTCCCCCCGGCGCGCACGAGGCACTCGACGAGGACCAGGACACGGCCGGCCGGACCTGATCGAGCCGCCGGGACAACCGGCGCGGACGTCCACGACGACCGGCCGGAGTGGGCTGTAAGCCCGGTGGTGCCGCCGCGTTCAGCCCGTCTTCCAGCCCCTGCGCGTGTCGATCCGCTCCCACTCCGCGTCCCACTGGGCCAGGCGCCGCCGGTCCAGGGCCAGGCGGGTCAGCCAGACGGCTCCCAGGACCGCACCGCCCGCGGAAGCCCCCGCGAGCGCGCCGCCCATCGAGGTGTGGAGCCACACCTCGCCGCTGGACACCGGTGGGCTCGTGAGGTCACCGCTCCGGTTCACCCAGACGGAGATGGTGCTTCCGGCGGGGGCCCTGGGCGCTACCCGGGCCTCCTCCCGGTGCGTGGAGCCGTCGGGCCCGGTCCACCGCACCTTGCCCCACACCCGGTGATCGCTCGCCGTGCGGGCCGGAGACGGGCCGGGCGCGTCCTCGACGACCACCGCCGTGACCTGGCGGCTCTCGGCCCGCTGCCGTTCGGCGGCTCGCTCGACCGTGCCCGCGGCCGTCACCCCGGCGACCAGCCCGCCCAGCAGGGCGAGCACCCAGCCGGCGAGCACGACCCAGGCCTCGACGACGTCGACGCGCCGTTTGAGCGCGTTGCGTCGCCACCGCCACCACCGCACGGTCACCCGCTCTGACGCTTTCATGGGCCGACACCCCCTCGTGAGCACCGGCAGCACCCTTCCAGTGTGCGCCTGACTGCCGCTGACGCTCGCCGATCAGTGCGGGGCGGCTCGTCGCGAAGGGGTGAGGGCGTGGTTCACGCGGGAGATGCCGCGATCCGTACCCGGTCGCTCTCGCCGCCGGAGAGGAAGGAGGCCATCGCGCTGCCCTCCTCGGCGACGGTGGTGCGGTCGGCCCGGGAGAAGCGGCGCAGCGGGTTCACCAGCACCGTGTCCGCCTCGACGGTCCAGGTCGCGGCGACCCTGCCGTCGACCAGTACGACGCGCTCGCCGGCGACGGACAGGTGGCGGTGCGCGTCGTCGATGATGCGGCTGCGGTCGTGGTAGCCGAGGATCGCGTTGTCGAACGCCGGCAGGAACCGCACGGGCGCCGACGTGCCAGGGTCGGGGCGGGGGGCATCGGGGAGGTCGAGCAGTTCGCGGCCGCGTTCGTCGCGGAAGGCGACCAGTTCTCCGCGCAGGGCGGAGACCGCGGCGGGCAGTCCGGCGAGGCCGCACCAGGCGCGCAGGTCGGCCGAGGCGGCGGGGCCGAAGGCCGTCAGGTAGCGCCGTACCAAAGTCTGGCCGACGGGGTCGGAGCCGTCCGTCGTGGGCGGGTCGACCTCGCGCCCCAGCCAGGAGGAGATCAGCGCGTAGCGCACTCCGGCTTTGGTACGCCACAGTCCGCGCGGCGGCAGTTGGACCGTCGGCAGGAGGGCGGCGACCAGCATTTCCCCCAGGGGCCGGGGCCCGGCCGCGGGCCAGCGGTCGGCGACGGCGCGCGCGAGTTCGGGCATGGAGCGGGGTTCGCCGTCCGCCATGGCCTTCCGGCCCGCCGTGGCGAGTTCGCCGGGATCGACCCCGTCGAGCTCGCGCCGGTAGACCCCGAGGACCCGCTGGCGCAGCATGCCGTCGTGGCGGGCGCGCCAGGCCAGGACGTCGTCGGCGGTGACGAGATGGACGGTGCGGCGCATGAGGTGGGTGCGCACGACACGCCGCCCGGTCAGCAGGTCCGACAGCTCCGCCGGGTCGAACGTCCGCAGCCGCGACCAGAGGCCGGGGAACGGCTCCTGCGGTTCCTGCGCCTGGAGGCCGCAGAGGTGCGTGACGGCGTCCAGGACCGGCAGGTCGGCGCGATCGAGGAGCAACTGCCGGGCGAGGGTGGCGCGGTTGAGCGCCCGGGCGTCGAGAACGGTCATCGGTGCACCTCGGCCTCTGCGTCGTGTGCCGACCCGTGGTCCAGGTGTCCGGGCGGCGTGCACGCTCACCGTCGCACGGGATGCGGTCAGTTCGTGACCCCATCCGGCGCGCGGGTCCCAGCCCGCGGAGGTGGCCGGGAGTTGGGATCGGCCGGCGCGCGGCTCCTTCCCTACCTTCCCTATCGAATTACTAGGAAAGTATTGACGGCGCCTTGCACTCCTGCGCAGGATGATGCGCATGGCCCACACACCTTTCCCGCCGGTGAGGCTCAACGCCCCACTGCGCAAACGGACTTGAGGAGATCCCTGTGACGGGCGTTGCCCCGGCGCCGTCCCGCCCGGCCGCGGAGTCCGACCAGGCCGGGCCCGGCCGTGCGCACTGGCTGCGCGTGGCCCGCGAGACGGCGGAGGACCTCGCCACGGACGCGGTGGCCAGGGACCAGGCGGGCAAGCCTCCCTTCGACGAGGTGTCGCGGCTGCGCGAGTCGGGACTGCTGACGCTTCTCGTCCCTGCCGATACCGGTGGCGGCGGCGCCGACTGGACCGAGGCGTACGCCGTGGTCCGGGAGATCGCGGCGGCCGACGGCGCCATCGGCCAGCTGCTCGGCTGTCACTACTTCACGTCCTGGAGCGCCCGGTTCCTCGCCGGAGCGGCCCTTGCCGCCCGGCTGGAGCGGCGGTCCGCGGCGGAGCAGTGGTGCTGGGGCGGTGGCCTGGCCCGGCAGGAACCGGCGCTGACGCTCGTCAAGGACACGCGGGGGTACGTCCTCGACGGCCGGCAGAGCTATGCCGCCGGCGTCCTGGTCGCCGACCGTCTCACCGTACGGGCGGTCCGGGCCGAGACGGGCGAACCCCTCGCGCTCGTGGTGGATCCCGCCCTCGCGGGCGTGGTCGTCGACGGTGACGCCGACCCCTTCGGGCAGCGGCTGGCGGCTGGCGGCAGCGCGGAGTTCGACGCCGTGCCGGTCACCGCCGACGACGTACTGGGGTCCCTCTCGTCGGACGAGGACGTCCTGTCGCCCTTGACGGCCCTGATGTCACCGGTCGGCCGCCTGCTGTCGGTGCAGCTCCGGCTCGGCATGGCGGAGGGCGTGCTCGCCGAGGCCCGTGAGTACAGCAGGACCGGTCCCTCCCACCGGCACCCGGACTGGCCGGTCGGCTCCCCGCAGGATCCGCAGGTGCTGACGGCGTACGGGGAGCTCACCGTGCTCACCCGCTCGGCGTCGGCGCTGGCCGACCAGGCGCGCCGGGCCGTCCAGGAGGGACTGGACCACGGCGAGGACCTGACCTACGAGGAGTACGCGGAGATCTCCGTCCTCGTGGCCATGGCCGAAGCCGCCGCGTCCAGGGCCGCCCAGGAGTCCACCGCCCGAGCCCTCGACATCATCGGCGCCCGCTCCGCCTCGGCACGGCTGGGCTTCGACCGGTTCTGGCGCAACGCCCGGACCCACACCCTGTACGAGCCCGTCGGGCACCGGCTGAGGGACGTCGGGGACTACTTCCTGAACGGTGCGCACCCTCCGTTCGTCCTGCCCGTCTGACCGCGCTCGGTCCTGTCCCATCACCTTGCAGACCGCGTCCTTCGTGCGGTCCTCCATGGCCGTGACGGGACCGAGGGCCGCATCGGCCGCGCCGGGCAGGCTTCCGCGGGGTCGGTTCACGGCCACCGTTCGCACCCGAGCGGCTTCTCACCGCCGGGGGTCCCCGCAGGTCCCCCGCCGTGACGAAGATCAGCGGCCTCGCCCCTCCGTACGGGCCGGCGCCCGCGGTCCTCCTCCTCGACGAGCCGGCCGCCAGCCCGCACCACGCCCACGCCGCCGTCGCCACGACCCGCGCGGCGGCGGCCCGACGAGCCGTTCCGCGGCGTCACGGCATCGTGCTCTGCGCGCTGATCAGC contains these protein-coding regions:
- a CDS encoding glycosyltransferase family 39 protein, yielding MSTIQLRRPPSTASGPEVPYRKRELRPRVRAAVRYGPVLLTYGVLKLAGFAVFMYLLDSAGDFRKKNPRFGGGEHAWDVLASWDGWWYQQIAEHGYDPALEPVPGAKGLITLEGNSAAFFPLYPTLMRLVSECTGLGLYGAGMTVSVIASFVAALGVYAVTKRLGGHRAGLVAAGLWAVWPGSGTEWSGYSESLYTALAAWACHAVMSRRWLTAGLLTCAAGLCRPTAVALVAALAVAVALSLRRREDGVRRPLAAVAIAPLGLFGYLAWVNYRIGDINGYSKLQDGAWAHKFDWGVHTFNVLTSIPVGHFDYLFAMPFEDVIGVCVVLMVPVLTVLLLRMRPPAVLVVYTVLSYLMVMTTQQYFGNVSRYLLPLFPLFVPLALAMSRLRWPSLATVLGTAALASGSYAGYVLFILGVP
- a CDS encoding purine-cytosine permease family protein; translated protein: MSTEPRLAEVTGPEPAQEAPRGTDQAVKETLEDYTLRFAPRSYRRWTPMVVATTALGGIAYMADFSIGAGIGLAHGTGNALLAIAVAAVVIFVTGFPLAYYGARYNIDLDLITRGSGFGYFGSVITSVIFASFTFIFFALEGSIMAQGLKLGLGLPLWLGYLVSTLMVIPLVIYGMSALSKLQVWTTPVWLLLMVGPLVYLVATDPGTVDRFLAYAGTDGDGGVNTASVLLGAGVCLSLIAQIGEQIDYLRFMPPKTEANKRSWWTAVVMAGPGWVVLGALKQAIGVFLAVYIIAEVGASAAPEPIQQFKHAFDAMMPSWIVLPLAVALVVISQIKINVTNAYSGSLAWTNSFTRVTKRYPGRMVFVLVNLGFALALMEADMFSFLNSILGFYSNCAIAWVVTVATDIGINKYVLKLSPHAPEFRRGMLYAVNPVGVVSFVAASGLSIAMYFHALGDTLQPYSPVAAAVIAFVLTPLMAVVTKGRYYLRRTDDGIADPLLDEDGNPSSVAYTCHVCRQQFERPDVAACRTHDAVVCSLCLSTDKVGDHVLPAAV
- a CDS encoding cation:proton antiporter regulatory subunit yields the protein MSAPRLSSTPLPGIGVRYDLTTRDHGRRLSVVAHRDGHRTVSAYREDDPDACDLSVRLAPEEAATLIDALMPEHHTPNLLSTTDLGLVAERIELPGSSHWNGRLLGESRIRTETGASVVAVLRRAEAIPSPTPDFRLAGGDILIVIGTREGVEAAAAILGRE
- a CDS encoding cation:proton antiporter; this translates as MQSSAVFLIEFGCLILGLGLLGRFAGRFRFSPIPLYLLAGLAFGEGGLLPLGASEDFVAVGAEIGVILLLLMLGLEYTATDLVSHLRTHYPAGLLDAVLNALPGAVLALLLGWGPVAAVVLAGVTWVSSSGVIAKILGDLGRLGNRETPAILSILVLEDLSMAVYLPIVTALLAGVSLAAGGVTLAIAVGVLALVLVLAVRYGRLVSRFVSSDDPEKLLLVVLGVTLVVAGVAQQLQVSAAVGAFLVGIALSGEVAEGATSLLAPLRDLFAAVFFVFFGLHTDPASIPPVLLPALALAAVTTATKIATGYWAARRAGIGPRGRWRAGGTLVARGEFSIVIAGLAVTSGIEPSLGPLATAYVLILVLLGPLTARWTEPLATRLTGRSSRRGVPAPPGAHEALDEDQDTAGRT
- a CDS encoding Rv1733c family protein codes for the protein MKASERVTVRWWRWRRNALKRRVDVVEAWVVLAGWVLALLGGLVAGVTAAGTVERAAERQRAESRQVTAVVVEDAPGPSPARTASDHRVWGKVRWTGPDGSTHREEARVAPRAPAGSTISVWVNRSGDLTSPPVSSGEVWLHTSMGGALAGASAGGAVLGAVWLTRLALDRRRLAQWDAEWERIDTRRGWKTG
- a CDS encoding winged helix DNA-binding domain-containing protein, coding for MTVLDARALNRATLARQLLLDRADLPVLDAVTHLCGLQAQEPQEPFPGLWSRLRTFDPAELSDLLTGRRVVRTHLMRRTVHLVTADDVLAWRARHDGMLRQRVLGVYRRELDGVDPGELATAGRKAMADGEPRSMPELARAVADRWPAAGPRPLGEMLVAALLPTVQLPPRGLWRTKAGVRYALISSWLGREVDPPTTDGSDPVGQTLVRRYLTAFGPAASADLRAWCGLAGLPAAVSALRGELVAFRDERGRELLDLPDAPRPDPGTSAPVRFLPAFDNAILGYHDRSRIIDDAHRHLSVAGERVVLVDGRVAATWTVEADTVLVNPLRRFSRADRTTVAEEGSAMASFLSGGESDRVRIAASPA
- a CDS encoding acyl-CoA dehydrogenase family protein; the protein is MTGVAPAPSRPAAESDQAGPGRAHWLRVARETAEDLATDAVARDQAGKPPFDEVSRLRESGLLTLLVPADTGGGGADWTEAYAVVREIAAADGAIGQLLGCHYFTSWSARFLAGAALAARLERRSAAEQWCWGGGLARQEPALTLVKDTRGYVLDGRQSYAAGVLVADRLTVRAVRAETGEPLALVVDPALAGVVVDGDADPFGQRLAAGGSAEFDAVPVTADDVLGSLSSDEDVLSPLTALMSPVGRLLSVQLRLGMAEGVLAEAREYSRTGPSHRHPDWPVGSPQDPQVLTAYGELTVLTRSASALADQARRAVQEGLDHGEDLTYEEYAEISVLVAMAEAAASRAAQESTARALDIIGARSASARLGFDRFWRNARTHTLYEPVGHRLRDVGDYFLNGAHPPFVLPV